Proteins encoded by one window of Cyprinus carpio isolate SPL01 chromosome B6, ASM1834038v1, whole genome shotgun sequence:
- the LOC109054460 gene encoding fibroblast growth factor receptor substrate 2-like produces MGSCWSCLYRDTIRDNHLNKFKVTNVDDEGNELGSGTMELTQTELILHTRKRDAIRWPYLCLRRYGYDSNLFSFESGRRCQTGQGIFAFKCSRAEEIFNLLQELMQCNSINVVEEPMIMTRPGHAPEMDMPRTPQTPNSPGFPMQGFPNGYPGYPISADPSQPSLTNDHRHSLIGLDDQTHTYVNTVGMETDLSSRHCVHSLPEVRPTTYPETSTTTTIRGGPVPGQPSMHCCPLDDPHKDPQVFLQPGAQEVKFMLGPTPAQRHLMERDRDRHVTHPLRAPDGSSETEGEETPSVHMCNTHSYHHCHHLMHRHSSMEPCPESQLTYENINGLRGARRQRLSPSTVSQSQSLGSSSSSSTTGDSRTHTHPHSLPLTHTHASSLPPQAYGCDRGMGVSGHRRTALLNYENLPSLPPVWEYRALQREEEEDQDEDEDEDEYEEEEEEEYDEYEYSEGPATPNGYHQESGSSGGIHRDALQNYVNTEQLQPPTRLRHACPPHPHPPERANRVFNFDFRRQRAGRGSTTCEQHSRHPPPPPSRQLNYIQVDLEGEPSGCSGHGGGAPVPQRPPPLKRGMAAATAAPSSRRGECYAVIDLKKTAAMSNLQKALPRDDGTSRKTRHNSTDLPL; encoded by the exons ATGGGGAGCTGCTGGAGCTGTCTATACAGAGATACTATCCGAGACAACCATCTCAACAAATTTAAG GTGACTAATGTGGATGATGAGGGAAATGAGTTGGGCTCAGGAACCATGGAGCTCACACAGACAGAGCTCATTCTGCACACGCGCAAACGTGATGCCATCCGGTGGCCATACCTTTGTCTGCGCCGATACGGTTACGATTCCAACCTCTTCTCTTTCGAGAGTGGCCGTCGTTGTCAGACAGGACAAG GGATCTTTGCATTCAAGTGCTCTCGTGCAGAAGAGATCTTCAACCTGTTGCAGGAGTTGATGCAGTGTAACAGCATCAATGTAGTGGAGGAGCCCATGATCATGACCCGGCCCGGGCATGCACCAGAGATGGACATGCCTCGAACTCCACAGACACCCAATA GCCCTGGATTCCCGATGCAGGGTTTTCCTAATGGATACCCGGGATACCCAATCAGTGCAGACCCATCGCAGCCCTCTCTCACCAACGACCACAGACACAGCCTCATTGGACTGGATGACCAA ACCCATACGTATGTGAATACAGTAGGCATGGAAACTGACCTCTCAAGCCGCCACTGTGTTCACTCCCTGCCCGAAGTGCGGCCCACCACCTACCCGGAAACCTCAACTACCACCACCATACGTGGGGGCCCAGTCCCAGGCCAGCCCAGCATGCACTGCTGCCCCCTGGACGACCCTCACAAAGACCCTCAGGTCTTCCTCCAGCCTGGAGCCCAGGAGGTGAAGTTCATGTTGGGTCCGACCCCAGCACAGCGCCACCTGATGGAAAGAGATAGAGACCGCCACGTCACTCACCCGCTTCGAGCACCAGACGGCAGCTCCGAAACAGAAGGAGAGGAGACTCCATCTGTACACATGTGCAACACACACTCTTACCACCATTGCCATCATCTAATGCACCGACACTCTAGCATGGAGCCTTGCCCAGAAAGCCAGCTGACGTACGAGAATATCAACGGACTCCGAGGGGCACGTAGGCAAAGGCTGAGTCCGAGCACTGTGTCTCAATCTCAGTCTTTGGGCTCCAGTAGCAGTAGCAGCACCACTGGTGATTCCCGCACACACACGCATCCGCACTCCctcccactcacacacacgcacgcttcCTCGCTGCCTCCGCAGGCATACGGCTGTGACCGGGGAATGGGGGTCAGTGGTCATCGGCGCACCGCGTTGCTCAACTATGAGAACCTTCCGTCGCTCCCCCCGGTTTGGGAATACCGTGCGCTTCAGCGTGAGGAAGAAGAGGATCAGGACGAAGACGAGGATGAGGACGAgtatgaggaggaagaggaagaagaataTGATGAGTATGAGTATTCTGAAGGGCCCGCTACCCCAAACGGATACCATCAGGAGAGTGGCAGCAGCGGTGGGATTCATCGCGATGCCCTGCAGAACTATGTCAACACTGAACAG CTACAGCCTCCAACACGTCTCCGTCACGCTTGCCCTCCGCACCCTCACCCACCTGAGAGGGCCAACCGGGTTTTCAACTTTGACTTCAGACGTCAGCGAGCGGGACGTGGCAGCACCACCTGCGAGCAGCACAGCCGTCACCCGCCTCCTCCTCCGTCTCGCCAGCTCAACTACATCCAGGTGGACCTGGAGGGTGAGCCCTCCGGTTGCTCGGGACACGGAGGAGGGGCTCCGGTACCACAGAGACCTCCTCCCCTCAAACGTGGCATGGCTGCCGCCACAGCGGCTCCTTCCTCCCGCCGTGGAGAATGCTACGCCGTGATCGACCTGAAGAAGACAGCAGCCATGTCCAACCTACAGAAGGCTCTCCCTCGAGATGACGGCACCTCACGGAAGACACGCCACAACAGTACCGACTTGCCTCTGTGA